A single region of the Desulfobulbaceae bacterium genome encodes:
- the dmeF gene encoding CDF family Co(II)/Ni(II) efflux transporter DmeF encodes MHIHYLDKWQHSHDFALIHKKGESRTKQVLAITAITMVAEIIAGSVYGSMALLADGWHMGTHAAAFAITIFAYQYSRRHSENKEFSFGTGKVSILGGYSSAVALAVVALIIGAESILRFFQPLEIHFNEAIGVAVLGLLVNIFCAFLLHGNHTHEQDHDHGHHHHDHNLRGAYLHVLADALTSLLAIFALFFGKYLGWNWLDPLMGIVGALVITRWSYGLLKDTSSILLDKNVELETVKEIQERIEKVDDNRISDIHVWKVGPIDCAAIISLVTHYPKPAQHYKSLLAEVNMLSHITIEVNECHSEPCIVPLKKN; translated from the coding sequence ATGCATATTCATTATCTAGATAAGTGGCAACATTCCCACGACTTTGCTCTGATACATAAAAAGGGTGAATCTCGGACAAAACAGGTCCTGGCGATTACCGCCATTACGATGGTTGCAGAAATCATCGCAGGGTCAGTATATGGTTCAATGGCGCTCTTGGCCGATGGGTGGCACATGGGTACCCATGCTGCTGCCTTTGCCATTACAATTTTTGCTTATCAATATTCCAGGCGTCATTCTGAAAACAAAGAGTTTTCTTTCGGCACAGGTAAAGTAAGTATACTCGGCGGATACTCAAGTGCTGTCGCTTTGGCTGTTGTAGCTTTGATTATTGGTGCGGAATCGATATTGCGCTTCTTTCAACCCTTAGAAATTCATTTTAACGAAGCGATTGGCGTAGCCGTTTTAGGTCTTCTGGTTAACATATTCTGCGCCTTCCTTCTTCATGGAAACCATACCCATGAACAGGACCACGATCATGGGCATCACCACCATGATCACAATCTCAGAGGAGCCTACCTGCATGTTTTAGCAGATGCGCTTACGTCCTTACTGGCAATATTTGCTTTATTCTTTGGCAAGTATTTAGGGTGGAACTGGCTTGATCCCTTAATGGGGATCGTAGGGGCTCTGGTTATTACACGATGGTCCTATGGTCTTTTAAAAGATACAAGTTCAATTCTGCTAGACAAGAATGTCGAGCTGGAAACTGTAAAAGAAATTCAAGAGAGGATCGAAAAAGTTGATGACAATCGAATTTCTGATATTCACGTTTGGAAAGTAGGCCCGATTGATTGTGCGGCCATTATCTCTCTTGTGACGCACTACCCAAAACCTGCCCAGCACTATAAATCTCTGCTGGCAGAAGTGAATATGCTTTCACACATCACTATTGAAGTTAATGAATGCCACTCTGAACCGTGCATAGTGCCGCTTAAAAAAAATTAA